In Leptospira sp. WS58.C1, a single genomic region encodes these proteins:
- a CDS encoding response regulator, translating into MARILVVDDAKFMRTMVKDALVAGGHEIVGEAENGNIAVDQYKAIKPDLVTMDITMREKDGIEAAQEIFKLDPKARIIMVTALGQEELLAKAIKMGVKDFVVKPFSPERLQQAAEKALNS; encoded by the coding sequence ATGGCCAGAATTCTCGTAGTAGACGATGCAAAATTCATGAGGACCATGGTGAAGGACGCACTCGTCGCCGGAGGGCATGAGATCGTCGGCGAGGCCGAAAACGGAAACATCGCTGTCGATCAGTACAAAGCGATCAAGCCGGACCTAGTCACCATGGATATCACCATGAGAGAAAAAGACGGGATCGAAGCAGCCCAGGAAATTTTTAAATTGGATCCGAAAGCGCGTATCATTATGGTTACCGCTCTTGGGCAGGAAGAACTTCTTGCAAAAGCGATCAAGATGGGAGTGAAGGATTTCGTAGTAAAACCTTTTTCACCGGAAAGATTGCAACAGGCGGCAGAAAAAGCACTGAATTCCTAA